The Verrucomicrobiota bacterium genome contains a region encoding:
- a CDS encoding Fic family protein — protein sequence MAGETTPPGGATRFIETTRGLLSYSQLAPLLAERVLAVERALASGDFSKHPLAGELILQFHFKICGDLVPNWAGRWRDAEVRVGEHHPPPPYKVAPLMRDYGEDLLVRLQNTSGHMDELLLETLAFAEGRLLSIHPFNDFNGRVTRLFLRELLRRLELPPVDLVPTDAGGAKTYFAALHAGDQNDWQPLMKIWEHRFEQFTDSTP from the coding sequence ATGGCTGGAGAAACTACACCACCAGGCGGCGCTACCCGTTTCATTGAAACCACTCGGGGTCTCCTGAGCTATTCCCAACTCGCACCGCTCCTTGCCGAGCGCGTGCTGGCCGTGGAACGTGCCCTTGCCTCCGGCGATTTCTCGAAGCACCCGCTCGCGGGCGAACTCATCCTTCAGTTTCATTTTAAAATCTGCGGCGACCTCGTTCCCAACTGGGCGGGACGCTGGCGTGATGCCGAGGTGCGCGTGGGCGAACATCATCCGCCACCGCCTTACAAAGTCGCCCCATTGATGCGCGACTACGGTGAAGACCTCCTTGTCCGCTTGCAAAACACTTCCGGTCACATGGATGAACTGCTGTTGGAAACGCTCGCCTTCGCCGAGGGCCGCCTGCTTTCCATTCATCCGTTCAACGATTTCAACGGCCGGGTCACCCGGCTTTTCCTCCGCGAACTGCTGCGCCGCTTGGAATTGCCGCCCGTGGACCTTGTTCCCACCGATGCTGGCGGGGCGAAAACCTACTTTGCTGCCCTGCACGCCGGTGACCAGAATGACTGGCAGCCGCTCATGAAAATCTGGGAGCACCGCTTCGAGCAATTCACCGACTCGACGCCATGA